The DNA region GATGGTGGCGCTGAGGGTCAATGGCGAGGCAATCGATGTGGACGTGGATGAGGCGACGCCGCTTTTGTTCGTGTTGCGCAATGATCTTGGGCTGAAAGGGGCCAAGCTTGGCTGTGGTACGGGCCATTGCGGGGCCTGCACGGTTCAGGTCGATGGCCATTCGGTCAATGCCTGCACCACGCCGCTTTGGTCTGTTGCTGATAAGTCGGTCACGACCGTCGAGGGATGCGGTCAAGACGCTCTGCTGCAGGCGTTTATCGATCATCAGGCTGCGCAATGCGGCTACTGCATCCCCGGTATCCTCATGGGTGTGCGTGCCTTTATGGCGCAGACGCCCGATGCCGATGACGCCGCGTTGATCGACTATCTGTCGGAGCGCCATCTGTGCCGGTGCGGCACCCATACCCGCATCCTCAGCGCAATCCGGGACGTGCGGCAGGGTGCGGCATGAACATGTCGCTGGAAACCAATCCTCTGCCCTCCCAATGGCTGGAGCTGCGGGCGGAGGGGATCGTGCTCAAATCCGGCAAGGTCGAGATTGGCCAAGGCCTTGGCACCGCGCTTTTGCAGATAGCGGCGGATGCGCTTGAGGTGCCGTTGGATCGCCTGACGCTGGTGGCAGGTGACACCGCGACGACGCCGGATGAGATGTGGACATCCGCCTCGATCTCCATCGAAGTGGGTGGCGCGGCGGTCCGGATGATATGCCTTGCCGTGCGGAACCGCGCGCAGATCGCCGCGGCCCGTATCCTGAACGCAGCGCCCGA from Jannaschia sp. CCS1 includes:
- a CDS encoding (2Fe-2S)-binding protein: MVALRVNGEAIDVDVDEATPLLFVLRNDLGLKGAKLGCGTGHCGACTVQVDGHSVNACTTPLWSVADKSVTTVEGCGQDALLQAFIDHQAAQCGYCIPGILMGVRAFMAQTPDADDAALIDYLSERHLCRCGTHTRILSAIRDVRQGAA